The proteins below come from a single Triticum aestivum cultivar Chinese Spring chromosome 5D, IWGSC CS RefSeq v2.1, whole genome shotgun sequence genomic window:
- the LOC123123518 gene encoding extensin: MATDASPPPPRKSPGPQPAAGPPEGASPLPAGYIFMCSGETRPECFRYRVLGLPRGRLDAVSRIRRGAALFLYDFHAKHLYGPYRADSDGGLALEPAAFQGRYPAQVKFVVDGDFMPIPESSIRSAISENYSRGKFWPELTFTQVEKLRALFRPVTSLPVPEAPPLHYVDNRHPAQSAAFLPPSASYPIQPTSYVYHPSTYAPTPAAHLVPNRPYPRPDSHLPVTAQYTTPAYYATPTAYPYQAGYQAYGPPPATYHYAQAPPLQYHYVQAQHPVPEHVTDPAYSSDPYYVANRNDPYRFDAVKSHYQETTSGRAAYGAPPHEAAATNLQLVRHYGYAPGSEGAAGGTPQPSAEGAASATNDDNWPPAPATTQAAPLVNCVAAAPAYL, from the exons ATGGCGACGGACGCCTCCCCCCCTCCGCCGCGCAAGAGCCCGGGGCCTCAGCCGGCGGCGGGCCCCCCTGAAGGCGCCTCGCCGCTGCCGGCGGGGTACATCTTCATGTGCAGCGGCGAGACCAGGCCCGAGTGCTTCAGGTACAGGGTGCTGGGCCTGCCGCGGGGGAGGCTGGACGCCGTCTCCCGGATCAGGCGCGGCGCCGCGCTCTTCCTCTACGACTTCCACGCCAAGCACCTCTACGGGCCCTACCGCGCCGACTCCGACGGCGGCCTCGCCCTCGAGCCCGCCGCCTTCCAGGGCCGCTACCCGGCCCAG GTCAAATTTGTGGTTGATGGTGATTTCATGCCTATCCCAGAGAGTAGCATAAGAAGTGCCATAAGTGAGAATTATTCCCGTGGGAAATTTTGGCCTGAACTTACCTTTACGCAA GTTGAGAAATTGAGAGCATTGTTCCGTCCAGTTACTTCACTGCCAGTGCCAGAGGCACCACCCCTGCATTATGTTGACAACAGGCATCCTGCTCAATCTGCTGCTTTTCTGCCTCCTTCAGCTTCATACCCAATACAGCCAACTTCTTATGTGTATCACCCAAGCACTTATGCTCCTACTCCAGCTGCTCATCTGGTGCCAAATCGACCATACCCACGCCCAGATTCTCACCTTCCTGTGACTGCTCAATACACCACACCTGCTTACTATGCGACCCCAACCGCGTATCCGTATCAAGCAGGTTATCAAGCATATGGTCCACCTCCTGCCACCTACCACTACGCCCAAGCGCCTCCTTTGCAATATCACTATGTGCAAGCCCAACACCCTGTGCCAGAACATGTTACAGACCCTGCCTATTCCTCTGATCCCTACTATGTTGCTAATCGGAATGATCCATATCGATTTGATGCTGTGAAATCTCATTACCAGGAAACAACTTCTGGAAG AGCTGCCTATGGTGCACCACCACATGAAGCAGCCGCGACGAACCTGCAGCTCGTCAGGCATTATGGGTACGCTCCAGGCAGCGAGGGCGCAGCCGGAGGAACCCCACAGCCCAGTGCTGAAGGAGCAGCGTCGGCGACCAATGATGACAACTGGCCGCCCGCCCCAGCGACCACACAGGCTGCGCCTTTGGTGAATTGCGTCGCAGCTGCACCGGCTTACCTGTGA
- the LOC123123519 gene encoding protein tumorous imaginal discs, mitochondrial, translating to MALSAQAAVAPRLLLPPSRRLTSAPSPAPPRLPLLRSSSGSGSSRWTRRASVRVRAGAGGRGSRRECPYEVLGVAPSASPAEIKRAYRRLALKYHPDVNKQANAQAKFLRIKHAYNTLMNSESRSKYAEAEQEFDWLAAIIESMEAFQVSDDELELDWKPEGLWEHVFAYSLIISMLIYVLT from the exons ATGGCGCTGTCGGCGCAGGCCGCCGTCGCCCCGcgtctcctcctccctccctcgcgCCGGCTCACGTCGGCTCCGAGTCCGGCGCCTCCTCGCCTCCCTCTGCTCCGCTccagctccggctccggctcctccCGGTGGACGCGGCGGGCGAGCGTGCGGGTCCGCGCGGGCGCCGGCGGACGAGGGAGCAGGAGGGAGTGCCCGTACGAGGTGCTGGGCGTGGCGCCGTCGGCGTCGCCCGCGGAGATCAAGCGCGCCTACAGGCGCCTCGCGCTCAAGTACCACCCGGATGTCAACAAGCAG GCGAATGCGCAGGCGAAGTTCCTGAGGATCAAgcacgcctacaacacgctgatgAACTCGGAGAGCCGGTCCAAGTACGCCGAGGCAGAACAGGAGTTCGATTGGCTCG CGGCTATCATTGAAAGCATGGAAGCATTTCAGGTCTCGGATGATGAGCTGGAGTTAGACTGGAAACCTGAAGGCCTGTGGGAACATGTGTTTGCGTATTCTCTAATTATATCCATGCTTATCTACGTTCTCACATAA